The Nycticebus coucang isolate mNycCou1 chromosome 10, mNycCou1.pri, whole genome shotgun sequence sequence AGATGCCTTTTTCTTTCTACAAAATTTGCTAAACAGgtctggtggttgccaggggtttcAGTTATCATGCAGGAGGGTCTGCAGAAAACAGTGGCAACACAGCAGCAAGCACTATGGGATACAGAGAATGCTGCTGACTTTCTAACACCATTTGGGGACCTAGATACGGCTATGTCTAAAGGAGGTCCTATCTGTGAACTTGTTTTACATGAGGCAATCAATTCCCCAGTTTTTGCTCATTTCTGAGTAGGGTTCGTCACATGCAACAAAGAAAGCACTAACGGGTATATTCTTGCCCTTCCACACTCCCCTCCTATCCCTCACCTGAGGGCCTGAACCAGATTGAGGTCGGTGAACTCATGTAGATCCACAAAAGCATGGAGCACTGCCAGATTCAGCTCTTCCCTGGGAGGACAGGGACAAAGTCACACACAGGAAGGAGTTTGGAGAGGATGGAGTGGGAGTAGGCAGGAGGGAAGGCACTGGAAACTCTGCCATGCCCTCTGCCTAGCAGGTGCCCTCTGCAGCGGGCACCCTTCCCACCTGGCCCCATCACAGCCCTGGCCCTGGGGCAGAGTTGCTCAGAACATAACTCCTGGGAAGAATATTTGCCTTGAGAACCCAGGTTTGGCTGACTTTGTAGAGTTAGAAGAACCCAGCAAACATTCATGCCACCTACTGTCACCTCTCTTAAAATGATCCCCATGTTCCCCAGATGTCTAAATATAGTCCCTACACATCCACAGACAGTTCCCCTGCACCCCAGATGTCCATAAATCCCTATGATTCCCAGATCTTCACATGGTCCCTAAACATCTAATGTCCAGTCCCACATACCTTAGCCTTCCAAACAGCCCTTACAATACCTGGACACTCATAGGAGCCCCATGCCTGCCAGATACCTGCCATGGTTCTCACACTTCCCAGGTGTCCCCAGTTCCCATGAACAGCCACTGTCCACCCATAGTTCTTATGCCCCCATGACACTCAGATGTTCTCCATTGTTCCTAGACATAAACAGATGGTTCTCCCCACACCCCACAGATGCTCTCAGGTAGTTCTAGGCTACCCTAGACCCCTGTCCATTGTGTCCTAGTGCGGGCATAATCCTGACCTATCAGGGACTCTCCTCTGGGAAGCTGCAGGTTTACTCCATTAAGGAGCCACCAGTGTGAGGCCaggagctgggtgcagtgggaaAGGGCCCAGGAGGAGCTGAGTAGGGGTCGTACCTCTCCCCCAGGTAGTCCCCGATGGCGGTCTTGTTCAGCCCCTCACCCTTGTATAGGAAGCGGGCGATCTCCTCAGGTGTGTTCTGCAGAAGTTCATTCTCTACCAAGAACTGAATCCCCTGGTGAGTGGAGGCCAGACTTCAGTGCTAAAGCCCAGAAAGCCACCCCTTCCCAAACTTCCTCAGGGAATCCCaacatcctccccccctccccccccccccccgcccccaaccaCCACCAAAGAGCAGGGCCAGGTTTTCCTTTTAAGCTCCTGACAGCTCCTTAACCCTCCCAACTCATGGCCTTTCCATGTTATGGGATATGCCCTCTGCCTTTCCCTGGTTAATTCCAGAACCAAGAACAGGGTCTCACAAGAAACAaaggctcaataaatgtttgctgaatgactgAACAAACTATAGTTGCTTCAGGCAATAAAGAATAAAGTAAGTAACTATTAGCAGATGGTAGACCCTAAGGAATATAAACACTAAGCCCATTAAGGCTGGATTGGAGGCCTGTCTGGCTCGCTCTGTGCTATGAAGACCCCTCCGTTATTGCCACACTTCACTTTGAATTTTGCTATGTCTAGGACCTCCCTGAGAGCAGAGCAGGTTCTAGTTCTCTAGGTCACTGAACTGTGTAGCAGAGTCAGGCCCTGAAGAGGCCTCAGGAAATGAGTGTTATTTAttttagctcacaacaacctccaactcttgggctcaagcgatcctcttgcctcagtttttctatttttagtagagacagggtcttgctcttgctcaggctgctatcaaactcgtgagctcaagcaatccacctgccttggcctcctagagtgttaggattacaggcgtgagccactgcacccagccagaaaatGGGTGTTAAAGGAACAAATGAACTAATGTCTTTCTTCTACCTGGTGAATACCGACTCATTCTTCAAACCTGATCTGAAGGtctcctcctctgggaagccctcCCTGATTCTACCAggctccctcccttcttttggTGTCCACAGCCCTGGTACCTTCCTGTCAGGGCATTTGCCAACCCTCTTTTGGGCATGTCACTTTGTCCATAACCTCTACCAAACTCAAGCTCCTCTTGGGATCAGAAGTGTATCCAAAAATACAAGTAGAAAAGGGAAGACCTTCCAAGCAGGGGGATACAACACAAGCAAAACTTAGGAGGATGGAACACTGGTTAATGTTCATAGAACAAATGGACAGTCAGTATCTGAATCCAGGGATTAGGACCAAGTCTGTTTACCTAGAACAGACTTGTAATTGTCAAACTTCTGGAACTTGGAGGTTTTAGAACTCCCTGCTTGGATATCTGCCCAGTTAAATCCCAGTCCTGTGGCCCTGAGCACCTTCTTGGGATCCATGTTGAACTTCTTCCTGCCCATTGCCATCTTTCGGTTCCGCTGCAAGGTCTTACTGCAGGAGCAGAGAGCAAGGTGAGGATAGAGGGCAGAAGGTTAATGCCTGGGTATCCCAGGTCCCAGTTGGCCTCATGCTCTCCAAATTCTGAGCTCTAGTCCTCACCTGCCCTCATTGGCCTCCAGACCCTCCACCTCACTCATGGCTTCGCTGAGTTCCTCCCGCAGGCGCTGGATTTCCACCAGCAGCTCCTGCTTCCGCCGCCGGatgttctccagctccatcctttCCTCTGGAGTCAGGTCTGGGGGCTCTGGGAGCAAGGGTCAAGGTTTGAAAGTCACTTCTGGGGGCCGAGAGACTGAAGTCCTGCAATCTAGGGGAGGACGGAGCTGGGGAAGTATGAGGATTGGGCCTCCTATGCTAGATGGAAGAGGTGCTGGAAGCACCAGTGGAAGCTCAGACCAGTGGAAGAAGGGCTGGGGCTCTAGATTTTTGAGTTCTGGTGGGGAGAAGAGCACTTAAGGCCCAAATCCCTGAGTCTGAGGGAGAAGGGGAATGGGAGCCTGTGCTCTAGGAGGCAGAACTTCCGGGTCCATTACTTGAAAGGGGGCTGAGGCCTtggttttctgattccattacTAGCCAGGTGGCTGGGGGCTTGGGTGTCCTGACTCCTGAGTCCATGGAAAAAAAATATGGCAGAGAAAGCTGATGACAGCTAAGAGTTGGAGAGGGGGGCAGGTCATTGAAAACCTCCGCCGGACGATGGCGGGATATCAGCCGCCTCCAAGACCCGGCCCCCCCAGTTCCGCCCCTCCCGCCCCCGGCAGGGACTGGGCCCAGCCCCTCCAGCGGGAATGGCTCCGCCTGGGCCTCGCCTCCAGTGCTCCATcccgccccctccctccgccACCGGAAACAGGCTCAGCCCAAACAATGGCCTGGAACGCCCCGCTCTCGGGCCCCGCCGGAAGCCTGTCCAGCGCCCAACAAAAGCGATGCTACGATAAGGCCGCAAGGCTCCGTGTGGGGCGTGCGGGGAAGACACATTCCCTGCAGAACGTTCACGAGAAAACGCTCTATCCGTTCCCAGCCGGCCCCGCCCCTCCCTAACCTACCATAGACACCGTCCTCCATGGCGGCTAGGAAGGCCCGCGGGGAGTCCGGGGCAGTCCCGCCAGTCGGGCCTGGATCCGCGTTAGCCCGCGGGCTCGGGTGAGCCCGCTCAAACGCCCCGGGAGCCACCGCCGCCTCCTCAGCGCCAGTCCTCAGCGCTGAAAAGACACTCCTTTCGCCGCCCAACCGCCCCGCTAGTAGGGACCGCCCCTCTTTTGACACTGTCCAATCCACGGTGGGGCCTTTCGTCTGCTCCGCCCCCGACACTAAAGGATAGTCTTCCAGGGCCAATCGGCGCACAAGGAGCAGATGTAGGACTGTCCGGCAGGAGGTAGACGGTCTGAGTAGCCAATTGGAGTGCGGGCAGGTCGCTATGCCCCGCCTCcgaaacaaaacaaagctcttGGCAGACTTGTCCTCCAATGAGAAACCTCGGAAAGGAGTAGCGTGGAGGTGAAGCTATGTAGAGCGAAAGGACTGTGCCTGCGCCAAGGCTCTGGGCTCTAGGAGACTGCGTCAATTGAGCTCCGCCTCTAGTAATCCGTTGCTAGGAGGTGGTACTTTGTGTTAGCCTTGTTGCCAGGGGGCGGGTACGCAACGCCAGGTTGTTTCCGTGAACCACACCTCCTAAGCCAGCAACGCTGGCTTTTGGCCTTAGATGTTGGGGTGCAATCGGGAGCAGCTTTGGCCTGCCTTTTTTTGGCCTCCCTTTTCTGAGTACTTCCCCTTTCTCCCAGCCCCTTTCTATCTCCAAACCTTCTCATCCGCCTCCATCTCTTCTTCAAAGAACGTTGAAAGACCTATTCTTTCTCGTAaatgccatttttttgttgtttgttttttgagacagagtccaaagctgtcgccctgggtagagtgccttggcgtcacagctcacagcaacctcaaactcttgggcttaagcgattcttttgcttcagcctcccaagtagctgggactacaggcgccccccatccctcccccccagctatttttgttgttgttgcagttgttgttttagctggcccgggctgggttggaactcgccatcctcagtgtatgtggccgacgccctacccactgagctatgggtgccgcccctAAATTATATGTTATTTGATACCTGTCCTGGAGAAAGAGACAACAAATTTTGTTAAAGCACAGGCTCCGCCTTTCTGGTGCCTTCCGCCTCAGGCTCCTCCCTCATTCCACTAACTCCTCCCCTTACCTTAGCATCCTCCTCCTAAGACTCTCCCTTCCCCAGCATTACCCATACCAATTCCCCTCTTCTCAGCATCTTCCCACCTGTCTGATTGCGCCTTCTCTCCCGCTACCCTCACTTAGGTTCCTCTGTCCTCTTATACTCTTGCTTTTCTTTCACTTCTCCCTCCTCTCAAAGTCCTTCCACATCTGAAGCCTCTCCCCAACCCCAGTCTCTTGTTCCCATTACTTTCAGGGGAAGGGAATTTGGGGCCTGGCCAGATGGAGAAGTGGGGAACCCCTGTAAAGAGGCAGACCATAATGGGGGCTGAAGTGATGTCTGGGCCTTGTCCTCATTCGCTGTCCCTGGGCTGGGCAGGTGGGGATGGATTTGCGGACAGGACCTGGTTAAGCTATCGGATTAGACATAGAGCATCCTAATCCCCTCACTGACCTTTATGAGTGGCCCAGGTCCTGCCCTCCCCTGTGGAGAGACCCAGGCTGTGCCAGCCCTGCACCCACTTTTTCCAAACAGAACCCCCTTCCTGCCCTTTCACCTCCAACTTAACATCCTTCCTCAGCCTGTTTCTATTGTCCCAGTCCCTACCCCAGACACTCTGAGCTGGGAAAGCAGCCAGCTAATTAATCCCATCCGGTTATTACATGAGGATTCTGAAGGATAAAGGGAGACCGAGAAGCCAGAGGGGACCTGGGTTGATGCAGCTAAACTTAGGCAGGCTGATGGGCAATGGCAGGGGTCAAAACATGCCTTCCTCCCTGGCACTGGCTCCCTCTGCAGCTGGCATCCAGCCTACTGGGCACTTAGATAGATGGCAACATGGGCAAGGGGCCAGGCCCAAAGACCCATACCCCAgaaacacactcacagacacacttACTGGGACTCCCAGTTCTTTAATCTGGGGGACAGGTGTCCCCCCAAACACCCTGTTTCCCACAGTGGGGCAACCCCTGGTGTTTAGAGCTATCTCCTCCTTCCTAGCTCCCAGAGCTAGACCAGGGAGGAAGTGATCATGCTGTCCTTGCCCTGTGATTCAGACACCAAAGTTCAGAACCAGCCTCCAACAGCATATTCCATTCCAGACACCCCTGGAAGGCTGTGTAATCCAGCGGCAGGGAGCTGGGAAATCCCCAGGGCCTGCAactcccccatccccacctcctTCAGAGGGGTGAAGAATCATCTTTCTGGGAAGGCCGTGGAGAGATTCAAATTCccccatttttacagatggggaaactgaagtaAAGAGAGGACAGTGATTTGCCCCAAGTCACACAGGAAGTTGGGGCAGAGTTGGGATTTAGAGCAAAGCTTCCTTGACCCTTGAAAACGGTGCCTTTGCAATTAGCTGGAGCTCCATTTCTAACCCTCCTGTAGGAACCAGCAGAAAAAATAGATATCTGTAttcatattacatatatataatacacatatgtataaCATCTTTAAGAAATAGATACACATCACTAGGTGTAGGATTCCAGAGTGCTCTAGACTCACCAGCCTTGGGCTTCCGCCTTCCCTTGCCCACTAATTAGCCCTGTGACCCACAGGGTCTCACCTGAGGCCTCACCTTCTAGGTCAGCCCAGAAATGCTGTTTATCAAGTTCTCAATTCACCTCCCAAATGCTGAGCAGTCACTGGAGGTGATTAGAATTTCCAAGCTTTGGTAATGGACAACTCTGGATCTCTGGAACCTTAATCCCTTTTGGCATTACAGAACCACAAGAAGTCATCTAGAATCATCATGATTCTCACCTCCACTGGGCAAACTGGAACCAGCAAATCTCAGACATCTAGAATCGCCACTCCTTCCTTGACTCTGTGATTAAGCTAGAGCCACAGAATCCTGTTCCTATTGGACATTCTAGAatggcacttaaaaaaaaaaaaaaaaaccaccctggGGATTATTTAGAAGCACTGTTCATTCCCCTCAGCTGGGTGCTCTATAACCAGAAGGTGGGGCTCTCTAATATCAAGAACTCCCagtctggggtggtgcctgtggctcagtgagtagggtgctggccccatatactgagggtggcgggttcaaacctagccctggcctaactgcaacaaaaaatagctgggcactgtggcgggtgcctgtggtcccagctactcgggaggctgaggcaagataattacctaagcccaggagttggaggttgctgtgagctgtgtgacaccacggcactctactgagggcaataagtaagactctgtctctccaaaaaaaaaaaaaaaaaagaaaaagaaaagaaaaaaaaagaaaaagaaaaaactcccaGTCTGTCACTTTAGCTGTTCTAAACCCCACAGACTCACCATTGTTTTGTGCATTCTAGAAACATAACTCTAGTTTCTGGTACAATTCAActctctaggtcagtggttctcaaccttcctaatgccgtggccctttaatacagttcctgtgggccttgactcacaggttgagaactgctgctctaggtcAAACCTGTTCTAGAATCACCAGTGCTTCCCTCTGTGGTCAACCTAGACTCACAGaatctcaactcttgggctttctgGAACCATAGGTCTTTTCTTGACTTGGAGTCACCATTCCTTGTCTTTGGTCAATCAAGATGGTCTTGAATAGTTGGGGCATTCCACTACCTTCCCTCCTTAGGTGGTCTAGAACAAATGATTTGCAACTTCGTTGGCTGAATCAAGAAGCAATAGTCCCTTGAATCTCAGGTGAATCCAGATCTACAAACTCTTGATCTTTGATACTGTTCAAAGACTGCTTTCTTCCCTGGAGGTGATTTCTGACCCTGCTTAATATAGGCCCAATCAAGTAGAGGAATCTAGAATCACCAGTCTTTGCCTCTTGGGTGGTCCAGAATTCTGGATCTCTCAGTTCTGGTGAGACCCAGGAATTGGGCTGATAAAAGGGTCTCAGGAAGAAGCACACAGAGGAATTAAGGTCCAGTCTGTCTGTGGTGAGTCCACCAGACATGGCAGAACCTCACCAGCTCATTAACCCAGCAGGCTTGTTGGTCTTGGGAAACACTCACCCTCATCTCAGGAGAGGGGTCCATCTCTCCATCTTGCTACCTCTGGGAGGAGATACAAATAGGGAAGGGGACATCAGCTTTGCATCATGGGGGCAGGGTCAGTGCCAAGGTTGGTGTGAGAACTCGGGGGCTAGCAGCCCCATCTTCTGTCTCCATCCCAttcccctccttggcctcctcttcctcatcttcctcctggCAGCAGCTCAGAGCAAGTTCATTCTCATAACAAAATGCAGCCAGAGAGCCAGGGAAGCTAGACTTGGGGCTGTTGGAGGCCCGCTCTGCCCGTTCGTCCAGCTCCTTGGCGCTGCAGACAGGTGTCCCTGGCACCTCGTAAGTGCGATGAAAGTGACGATAGTCGACCTCATACTGGGAGCCACGCTGGAAGAGGACCGGCTCGAAACGATGGCCCCAGAGCAGCTCACCAGGTAGATAGGATGAGCGACACTGAGTGGTCATGGCAGTAGCTTCGACCATTCCCTCAAGAATGACCACCAGCTCAAAGTCAGCCCGGGCCAGTTCAGCACGTCCTAGCTCATACAGAGGGCTAGAAGAGTCAATCTCATGCACGATGGTGATAGGAGACACAAGGAAGATTCGATCAGTACCTCCATCAAAGCCCACGTCAACATCCTGGTGGTCAAGTGGGATGTATTCACCCTCTGGGGTCACTCGGGGCTGCAGCAAAAGGCAAGAAGCAaaaggcagagagcagggagcaCAGAGAtaagcagagacagagagagtgagagaaaggaaTAGAGACGCAGAGAAATAAGAGAACAAAAACCAGCagtggtggggggcagggtgagaATGGGGATCCAGACAGCAAGGGGGACAGAGACAAAAGGGAGGGCACAGAGACCCAGGGAGACGAATATGGGAATCCAGAGAAAATAAGGAATAGAATCAGAGAGAGGTTTTGGTTTGGGGGATAGAAACCcagaggacagagagaaagagagagagagattgacaTAGAACCACAGAAATCAGCAAGACAGAAATGAAATCAAACAGACAATAGAAGATAAGGAAGACATCCAGGCAGGAATTCAATAAAGAGGACAGGGatagaaaaaaaatggctttCAATATAtggacagagaaaaataaaacgaTGACAATAAGGAGAAAAAAGTACATCTGGGTCCAACACCCTATACTCCACCACTGCCTCAGGCTAGCCCTGGACTATCCCCTCTCCAGGTACAAGCTCATCAGTCCATTGTGTGTGCCTGCACATTGTGGGGGTGGTGTTGGTTTTGCCCCACTTACCCACTGATTCCGTACCCACCTCCCAGGCCAAGTCCTTGCCTCAGACTTCTGGAAGAGGCAGTGTTCCTCTTGGTCATGAATTCCAGTGTCTCAGTCTGGGAGCAGACCCAAGTTGGAAGGTGGGTACCTATTTTCTTGCCCCTGGGAGCCCAGTGTGGAGGGAGCCTAGAGGCTGCTGGGAGATACAGTTCTTACCAGCCTCCCCATGCTCCCTTTCCCTGAAGTCCAACCTCAGTCCAGAGTTCTTATGTGCCTTTCCTTGGGCCAGGGCAGCTGCTGCCCCAGAGTTTGTCGAGAACAGGGATGTCTGAGGAATCTGACTACAATTCTAGGAACACCAAGGGGAGCCGCTACCTCAGGTATTGATGCGaggtgtagttttttttttttgagacagagtttcagtttgtcacccttggtagagtgctgtggcatcacacagccacacagctcacagcaacctccagttcctgggcttaggctattctcttgcctcagcctcccacgtagctgggactacaggcacctgctacaacgtttggctattttttgttgcagttgtcactgttatttagctggcccaggctgggtttgaacccaccagccttggtgtatatggctggcaccataaccactgtgctacgggcaccaaaccATGTGTAGTTTGTTTTGTTGCTGAGAAGCTACAGTTCAAGATTCTTTTCCAAACCCCATCCCATTCCtagatgggggtggaggggtggggggagactggGCCACTGAGGTAGGGAATGGAAGTCTCCCACAGAGGCTGCAGGACCCTCTTTGTAGGGGCCTGGAGAACTGTGTTCTCCAGCTTGGCACATGTGAGCTGCACCCGATTGCTGGGCCTACATGTCCCACAGTCCCACAGGGGCTTGGCCTCAAGTCCTAGGCAACCATCTGTGCCACAGTATCTGCTAATAATTACAAACCTGAGTCATGGGAAGTGTCACCCAGACCCACAAAATTGCATCTTCTTAAACCACCCAATCTCAGTCACTTCTGGTAACAGAAAGGCACCTGCAGATTGTAGTCTAGAGCCATACAGGCCATGCTGACCCTCTCCAGTCTAAATTCTCCACAATCCCATAGGGAGGCCACCCTCAGGCCATAGGAAGCTAGTTCTATCTCAAGTCTAGGCCTCTCTCTTCTACGAGCTGGTCACAGACCTCTCTTGGGTTTACATCTTCTTCTCCAACTGCTCAGTGAACCAGCAGTCCACAAGGGCTGCCCTATAAAGGCTGCTAGCCCCCAGGCCTACATCCCCGGCATGCCCCAGGGCCCCAACCCGGATGAGAGGCCCTGCGGCCTCCTACCGCACCTGCAGCAGTTGGGCCCGCACGTGGGCCTCGACCAGGTGGCTGCGGCGCAGGTTGCCGACGCGCCACATGAGACAGAGGCGGTGGTCTCGCAGCGCCACCACAGCGTTCTCGCTGAAGACAAGTGTCTCATTGCGCTTCTTGGGCTTGGCCATCTTGGCCATGACAGCGCCCACGACGAAGGCGTCAAGCACACAGCCTGCAATGCACTGCAGCACCACGGCGGCCACGGCGGCTGGGCACTCCTCCGTGACGCTGCGCACGCCGTAGCCGATGGACGTCTGTGTCTCTAGTGCGAAGAGAAAGGCGGCCAGGAAGCTGGCTACCTGGGAGAAGCAGGGCGCAGGTGGTGGTGGGGCGGCCAGGTCGCCGTGCAACGAGGCGATGAGCCAGAAGGCTAGGCCAAAGAGCAGCCAGGAGGCGAGGAAGGAGCAGGAGAAGAGCAGGCACATCCAGCGCCAGCGCACATCAACGCACGTGGTGAACAGGTCGCTCAGGTAGCGCGCGCCCTGGCCGCCCAGGTTCACGAAACGCACGTTGCAGTGCCCGTCCTTCTTGACAAAGCGTCCACGGCGCCGGCCCAACGGTGATGACACAGGAGCCCACCCGTTGCGGCAGAGCCCGGGGCCAGCCTCCTCCTCATCACCTGCCCGACCGTCCCCCGACTCCAGGGCGCCGCTGAGGCGGCGTAGGGCCCTGGCCAGGCCCATTGGGCGGAGGGACCCCCTCCACTTGGCCTAGTGGGGGGCGGGCACCCCCAACCTGCTGGGGAAAGAAACGGGCATAAAAGTTAGGGGTATCATGAATGGGAGGGGTCATATGCCGGGCATGCTGTCTGAGGCCTTTAGTGGCCTCATCTGTCTAATGGGTGGAACTATACTCACCTTCCAAGTTCAGAGTACAGCATGAACGGCAGTAACACTACAAGAAAGAATCGTGCAACCACAAACACAGTGCTACAAGCGGTATAACAAGTGCCACAGTAATTACAGCAGACATTTACACAATACCGAACATTCGCAAATTGTATAAATGTATAGTGTGTAATATAAATTACACCGTTTATACAGTTTAGGTACTGTTGTAAGCACTTTACATGAATTTACATATTTGAGCCTGGGAATGAGCCTAGGAGGTAGATACTGGCTAAGGTCACAGCTCAGTAAGCTGAGATTGTGAAGGCTGGCAGTGCAGCTGCAGGGTCTGCAGGGTCTGCGCTCACAACTgcgaaattcttttatttttg is a genomic window containing:
- the KCNJ14 gene encoding ATP-sensitive inward rectifier potassium channel 14 produces the protein MGLARALRRLSGALESGDGRAGDEEEAGPGLCRNGWAPVSSPLGRRRGRFVKKDGHCNVRFVNLGGQGARYLSDLFTTCVDVRWRWMCLLFSCSFLASWLLFGLAFWLIASLHGDLAAPPPPAPCFSQVASFLAAFLFALETQTSIGYGVRSVTEECPAAVAAVVLQCIAGCVLDAFVVGAVMAKMAKPKKRNETLVFSENAVVALRDHRLCLMWRVGNLRRSHLVEAHVRAQLLQPRVTPEGEYIPLDHQDVDVGFDGGTDRIFLVSPITIVHEIDSSSPLYELGRAELARADFELVVILEGMVEATAMTTQCRSSYLPGELLWGHRFEPVLFQRGSQYEVDYRHFHRTYEVPGTPVCSAKELDERAERASNSPKSSFPGSLAAFCYENELALSCCQEEDEEEEAKEGNGMETEDGAASPRVLTPTLALTLPP